One stretch of Spiroplasma mirum ATCC 29335 DNA includes these proteins:
- a CDS encoding septation ring formation regulator EzrA, with translation MVSLSLIQRIIHNSVELTFFIIFILCFLIFCYFLGVWISKQRFKKIEIKILTKFDVLKRLPLKHKIFRVSEIAQHSNKFAKDLVVWRTKYEIIYEKKLISCFEVFRKLYALKNRKQLSSAKMKPLYNKLVILEQEARKLLDEINEQLQIELLQRDYILSHKVMFNALIAEVEKLKMNVALDEKKINDFEKSIELMFDEFEEYLTSGDFEKTNQILSNITTSLTIFVEILDNIPQIITLLTKVVPNRLSVLKDKYLFFNKDENNRDLLKFTFDELAEKVDNDKSLVFRYIDNLQYKKATKKTIEIINMISEFHTTIKEQKKIISCFKKYYKIVMDYINKIERSFTIISKQIEALRSSSVLTEQEESIHRDAMGKVKQLSHDTNKLLLEINKNSRDYVFFNKELIRLLENAVETQNALEEVVKIIEKRNFVETEIRRTIHLLEVVLLQAEVRLNQLQYKNLLNKYQKIISEYRASLERIKKIPFDINKEFEVKDVSIKLNKLRKDVLKLFEKIKNDILLDLLAQEALVYSQKLILTNQSAEEQIKNAQLEYKNHDYESTLYLTIKLLFDVKNNKKNK, from the coding sequence ATGGTTAGTTTATCATTAATTCAAAGAATTATTCATAACTCAGTAGAATTAACATTTTTTATTATTTTTATTTTATGTTTTTTAATTTTTTGCTATTTTTTAGGGGTGTGAATTAGCAAACAACGCTTTAAAAAAATTGAAATTAAAATTTTAACTAAGTTTGATGTTCTAAAACGGTTACCCTTAAAACATAAGATTTTTCGTGTCTCAGAAATTGCCCAGCATAGTAATAAATTTGCGAAAGACTTAGTAGTGTGACGAACAAAGTATGAAATAATTTATGAAAAAAAATTAATTAGTTGTTTTGAAGTTTTTAGAAAGTTATATGCCCTTAAAAATCGTAAACAATTATCATCCGCGAAAATGAAACCTTTATATAATAAACTAGTAATATTAGAACAAGAGGCTCGGAAATTATTAGATGAAATTAATGAACAGTTACAAATTGAACTTTTACAACGTGATTATATTCTTTCCCATAAGGTAATGTTTAATGCTTTAATTGCTGAAGTTGAAAAATTAAAAATGAATGTTGCGTTAGATGAGAAAAAAATTAATGACTTTGAAAAATCAATTGAGTTAATGTTTGATGAATTTGAAGAATATTTAACCAGTGGGGACTTTGAAAAAACAAATCAAATATTAAGTAACATTACAACTTCGTTGACTATTTTTGTTGAAATTTTAGATAATATTCCCCAAATTATTACCTTACTAACTAAGGTGGTACCGAACCGTTTATCAGTACTAAAAGATAAGTATTTATTCTTTAACAAGGATGAAAATAATCGGGATTTATTAAAATTTACTTTTGATGAATTAGCAGAGAAAGTTGATAATGACAAATCGCTAGTTTTTCGGTATATTGATAATTTACAATACAAAAAAGCTACCAAGAAAACAATTGAAATTATTAATATGATTAGTGAATTTCATACAACAATTAAGGAACAGAAAAAGATTATTTCTTGTTTTAAAAAATATTATAAAATTGTGATGGATTATATTAATAAAATTGAACGAAGTTTTACCATTATTTCTAAGCAGATTGAAGCGTTACGCTCTTCGTCGGTTTTAACCGAGCAAGAAGAAAGTATTCATCGTGATGCAATGGGGAAAGTTAAGCAATTATCCCATGATACTAATAAATTATTATTAGAAATTAATAAGAATAGTCGGGACTATGTTTTTTTCAATAAAGAATTAATCAGGTTATTAGAGAATGCCGTTGAAACCCAAAATGCCTTAGAAGAAGTTGTTAAAATTATTGAAAAAAGAAATTTTGTCGAAACCGAAATCCGCCGAACAATCCATTTGTTAGAAGTTGTTTTGTTGCAAGCGGAAGTTCGCTTAAACCAGTTACAATATAAAAATTTACTAAATAAATACCAGAAAATTATTAGTGAATACCGTGCTAGTTTGGAACGGATTAAAAAAATCCCGTTTGATATTAACAAAGAATTTGAAGTGAAAGATGTTAGTATTAAATTAAATAAATTAAGAAAAGATGTTTTAAAATTATTTGAAAAAATTAAAAATGATATTTTATTAGATCTCTTAGCACAAGAGGCCCTTGTTTATTCACAGAAACTGATTTTAACAAACCAGAGTGCCGAAGAACAAATTAAAAATGCCCAGTTAGAATATAAAAACCATGATTATGAATCAACTTTATACTTAACAATTAAATTATTATTTGATGTTAAAAATAACAAAAAAAATAAATAG
- the rpsD gene encoding 30S ribosomal protein S4, with product MSRYTGSKFKKSRRYGFSILENNKEFSKGKKRAYAPGQHGQRRTKLSNYGVQLQEKQKIRYMYGLTERQFRNTYTKAKKMKGITGTNFLIMLESRLDNLVFRMGLAQTRNGARQLVNHAHILVNGKKVDIPSYICKPGDVISLKESMQKNPKILESLQAQINTLEFVKFDKVKFSGTYVRFPEREELNANINDALIVEWYNRLV from the coding sequence ATGTCACGTTACACTGGTAGCAAGTTTAAAAAATCACGTCGATATGGATTTAGTATTCTAGAAAACAATAAAGAGTTTTCAAAAGGGAAAAAAAGAGCATATGCTCCTGGTCAGCATGGTCAACGCCGAACAAAATTATCTAACTACGGAGTGCAATTACAAGAAAAACAAAAAATTAGATATATGTATGGTTTAACTGAACGTCAATTCCGTAATACTTATACAAAAGCGAAAAAAATGAAAGGGATTACGGGAACTAACTTCTTAATTATGTTAGAATCACGACTAGATAACTTAGTTTTCCGTATGGGCTTAGCACAAACTAGAAATGGGGCCCGTCAATTAGTAAACCACGCGCATATTTTAGTGAATGGTAAAAAAGTTGACATTCCATCATATATTTGTAAACCGGGAGATGTAATTAGCTTAAAAGAATCAATGCAAAAAAATCCAAAGATTTTAGAAAGTTTACAAGCGCAAATTAATACTTTAGAATTTGTTAAATTTGATAAAGTAAAATTTTCTGGAACTTATGTTCGTTTCCCTGAGCGTGAAGAATTAAATGCTAATATTAATGATGCGTTAATTGTTGAATGATACAACCGTTTGGTATAA
- the nagB gene encoding glucosamine-6-phosphate deaminase, producing the protein MKLIVVENKNEIGKVVGKMFVNAVQANPKIVLGFATGSSPETTYQYLIDDYQRNNTDWSNVVSFNLDEYIGLEPTHPQSYHYFMNDKLFNHINIKKENTHVPQGTGDYVVFVKQYDEMIKKAGGIDIQLLGVGTNGHVGFNEPPADFNSLTGVVDLVESTIKANARFFDSIDQVPKQAVSMGIKSILNAKKIILIADGHAKTQAIKQLIEGEISNEWPCTSLQMHNDVTVVVDKEAAAELLRTSGITLNENK; encoded by the coding sequence ATGAAGCTAATTGTTGTAGAAAATAAAAATGAAATTGGAAAAGTAGTCGGAAAAATGTTTGTGAATGCAGTTCAAGCAAATCCCAAGATTGTTTTAGGGTTTGCCACTGGTAGTTCCCCAGAAACAACTTATCAATACTTAATTGATGATTATCAACGAAATAACACCGATTGAAGTAATGTTGTTTCTTTTAACTTAGATGAATATATTGGTTTAGAACCAACCCATCCCCAAAGTTACCATTATTTTATGAATGATAAATTATTTAATCATATTAATATTAAAAAGGAAAACACCCATGTTCCCCAAGGAACTGGTGATTATGTTGTTTTTGTAAAACAATATGATGAAATGATTAAAAAAGCTGGAGGAATTGATATTCAACTATTAGGAGTTGGAACTAATGGGCATGTTGGATTTAATGAACCACCAGCAGATTTTAATTCGCTAACCGGGGTTGTTGATTTAGTTGAATCAACAATTAAAGCAAATGCTCGCTTTTTTGACTCAATTGACCAGGTGCCAAAACAGGCAGTTTCAATGGGAATTAAATCAATTCTGAATGCAAAAAAAATTATTTTAATTGCGGATGGTCACGCTAAAACCCAAGCAATCAAACAATTAATTGAAGGTGAAATTTCAAACGAATGGCCATGTACAAGTTTACAAATGCACAATGATGTCACTGTTGTTGTTGATAAAGAAGCTGCAGCCGAGCTTTTACGAACAAGTGGAATTACTCTTAATGAAAATAAATAA
- a CDS encoding DAK2 domain-containing protein has product MEFNANSFKEALISGYNNLYNFYPEIDKLNVFPVPDGDTGTNMNLTMTNAVKEINEVDSTSISKIADVFARGLIMGARGNSGVILSQIFRGFANGLKGVTLLTSDAIKAAMMQAKEVAYKAVMKPVEGTILTVIRETAENINSVSGDMNVPNIFGKIVEFSTASLNNTPELLPVLKEVGVVDSGGFGLVKIFEGMTEYFSTGKVVPQLKKKHDNSENNIIMDNLEEKFGYCTETIVMLNDSYINKIDVTKIRQTLAEQGGKSIVAVVDQEILKTHVHTLMPGTVITFLQQFGEFRNIKVDNMTLQAKKHVKTIKVERKLKNKEAIIVVSPANGISKFFKTELNVQAVVYGGQSMNPSTDDYLKAIEDVDAVDVFILPNNSNAILAGQQAAKIEKKSNVYVVPTTSVQEGMVAALSFEHGEHAKKNFSTLKNAIKNVTSLSISRSAKNTSIDGVKINKNDYMGIVNKKIMFSKPNISEVIKNLFDKTITKSTEIVTIFIGENAEAKDINMIKKYLDENFDVEYEIVNGEQQLYPYLIAVE; this is encoded by the coding sequence ATGGAATTTAACGCAAACTCTTTTAAAGAGGCATTAATTAGTGGATATAATAATTTATATAATTTTTATCCTGAAATTGATAAATTAAACGTGTTTCCAGTCCCTGATGGGGATACCGGAACCAACATGAATCTAACAATGACCAATGCGGTCAAAGAAATTAATGAAGTTGATTCAACTTCAATTAGTAAAATTGCCGATGTTTTTGCTAGAGGATTAATTATGGGGGCTCGTGGGAATTCCGGAGTTATTCTTTCGCAAATTTTTAGAGGATTTGCTAATGGTTTAAAAGGGGTTACTTTATTGACATCAGATGCTATTAAAGCCGCAATGATGCAAGCTAAAGAAGTTGCTTATAAGGCAGTGATGAAGCCGGTGGAAGGAACAATTTTAACCGTTATTCGTGAAACTGCTGAAAATATTAATTCGGTATCAGGTGATATGAATGTTCCCAATATTTTTGGTAAAATTGTTGAATTTTCAACAGCTTCGTTAAATAATACCCCAGAATTATTGCCAGTTTTAAAAGAAGTTGGGGTTGTTGATTCAGGGGGCTTTGGTTTGGTAAAAATCTTTGAAGGAATGACCGAATATTTTTCAACGGGAAAAGTAGTTCCCCAGTTGAAAAAGAAGCATGATAATTCAGAAAACAATATTATTATGGATAATTTAGAAGAAAAATTTGGTTATTGTACCGAAACTATTGTAATGTTAAATGATAGTTATATAAATAAAATTGATGTTACCAAAATCCGCCAAACATTAGCTGAACAAGGTGGAAAATCAATTGTGGCAGTGGTTGATCAAGAAATTTTAAAAACCCATGTCCATACTTTAATGCCTGGAACTGTTATTACTTTCCTTCAACAATTTGGGGAATTTCGTAATATTAAAGTTGATAACATGACTTTACAAGCTAAAAAACATGTCAAAACAATTAAAGTTGAACGTAAATTGAAAAATAAAGAGGCAATTATTGTGGTTTCTCCAGCGAATGGAATTTCTAAATTTTTTAAAACCGAATTAAATGTCCAAGCGGTTGTTTATGGGGGACAGTCAATGAATCCGTCAACAGATGATTATTTAAAAGCAATTGAAGATGTGGACGCTGTTGATGTCTTTATTTTACCAAACAATAGTAATGCTATTTTAGCGGGTCAACAAGCAGCTAAAATAGAAAAAAAATCAAATGTTTATGTAGTTCCGACAACTTCGGTTCAAGAGGGAATGGTTGCTGCGTTATCATTTGAACATGGTGAACATGCCAAAAAGAACTTTTCAACTTTAAAAAATGCCATTAAAAATGTTACTAGTTTATCAATTTCCCGATCAGCAAAAAATACTTCAATTGATGGGGTTAAAATTAATAAAAATGATTATATGGGAATTGTTAATAAAAAAATTATGTTTTCGAAACCAAACATCAGTGAAGTTATTAAAAACTTGTTTGATAAAACAATTACCAAATCAACAGAAATTGTAACAATTTTTATTGGTGAAAATGCCGAAGCCAAAGATATTAATATGATTAAAAAATACTTAGATGAAAACTTTGATGTTGAATATGAAATTGTAAATGGTGAACAACAGTTATACCCATATTTAATTGCTGTTGAATAG
- a CDS encoding Asp23/Gls24 family envelope stress response protein encodes MGKVSIEQIADIAYASVITVPGVAGFAKIGDFSSEKENVTILTKNYSESITLKQYGKDYVIKIYLILLEEVNIRDVSQEVQIRIKYELEKLDIFPGNFTVNVNVLDLLI; translated from the coding sequence ATGGGAAAAGTTAGTATTGAACAAATTGCAGATATTGCTTACGCATCAGTTATTACAGTACCAGGAGTCGCTGGTTTTGCAAAAATTGGTGATTTTAGTAGTGAAAAAGAAAATGTCACAATATTAACAAAAAATTACTCAGAGTCAATCACGTTGAAACAATATGGTAAAGATTATGTTATTAAAATTTACTTAATTTTATTAGAAGAAGTTAATATTCGTGATGTTAGTCAAGAAGTTCAAATTCGCATTAAGTATGAATTAGAAAAATTGGATATTTTTCCGGGTAACTTTACTGTCAATGTCAATGTGTTAGATTTATTAATCTAA
- a CDS encoding lipoprotein yields the protein MKRLLALFSALTLTATTTSSIIACNEKSSGVDLSSYTQVMFEQKINSQQHPTDKFTVVSFNNLVHFLWNVISNNKLNKKIRDEKWVETLFYSSNKGTTDYENLLDIPTILKNIDNGTSFYTKLCVNSDKAHLLSDLVTGETPFLQSTPSVKAIDLS from the coding sequence ATGAAACGACTTTTAGCTTTATTTAGTGCGTTAACTTTAACAGCAACCACAACTAGTAGTATTATTGCTTGTAATGAAAAAAGTAGTGGCGTTGATTTATCATCGTACACCCAAGTAATGTTTGAACAAAAAATTAATTCGCAACAACACCCAACCGATAAGTTTACTGTAGTTTCATTTAATAATTTAGTGCATTTTTTATGAAATGTGATTTCTAATAATAAATTAAATAAAAAAATTCGCGATGAAAAATGAGTGGAAACTTTATTTTATAGTAGTAATAAAGGAACTACGGATTATGAAAACTTACTTGATATCCCAACTATTTTAAAAAATATTGATAACGGAACAAGTTTTTATACAAAATTATGTGTCAATAGTGATAAAGCCCATTTATTATCCGATTTAGTAACGGGGGAAACACCTTTTTTACAAAGTACACCAAGTGTCAAAGCAATTGACTTAAGCTAA
- a CDS encoding PTS transporter subunit EIIB — protein MNDKTTGQRTGTSGDDMNVSQATMIQAENQVDLQIIAQTQAQAGVKLKGKAKQTELANKYQQMAQTIVDIVGKDNFKIIENCATRLRLIVKDNKTNIDDAKLKAAGIFGIIRIGNEGLQLVIGTNVEHVANRVRDLVGPL, from the coding sequence TTGAATGACAAAACAACCGGTCAACGAACAGGAACTAGTGGTGATGACATGAATGTTAGCCAGGCAACGATGATCCAAGCTGAAAACCAAGTTGATTTACAAATAATTGCTCAAACCCAAGCCCAAGCTGGAGTTAAATTAAAAGGAAAAGCTAAACAAACTGAACTGGCGAATAAATATCAACAAATGGCGCAAACAATTGTTGATATTGTTGGTAAAGATAATTTTAAAATTATTGAGAACTGTGCGACAAGATTGCGGTTAATTGTAAAGGATAATAAAACTAATATTGATGATGCAAAATTAAAAGCGGCTGGAATTTTTGGAATTATTCGGATTGGTAATGAAGGATTACAACTAGTTATTGGAACTAATGTGGAACATGTTGCTAATCGGGTTCGTGATTTAGTCGGACCATTATAG
- a CDS encoding DeoR/GlpR family DNA-binding transcription regulator, translated as MFKVERQKLLLNFLQTKEMFNMNEIMEFVKPYHIKYVLLRRDLQELAAKNYITLSYGVVKWNNQINVEDTSRLEKLNINYEAKKIIAKTAQQLINDKDVIFVGAGTTCEEFIRQITKYVKIITNSKFVYEEALKNKQIADAVLLGGRLRKRSDAFIGTFTEKALEIETFYKAFISVTNVDMEGKLYNNNETEASLETKVLDMASISYIISDSSKFNSIGFFDFYHAKNIDYFVCEKLPEINPEFKSKFII; from the coding sequence ATGTTTAAAGTCGAGCGTCAAAAATTATTATTAAATTTTTTACAAACAAAAGAGATGTTTAATATGAATGAAATTATGGAATTTGTAAAACCTTACCATATTAAATATGTTTTATTGCGACGAGATTTACAAGAATTGGCAGCTAAGAATTATATTACGTTATCATATGGAGTTGTGAAATGAAACAATCAAATTAACGTTGAAGATACTTCCCGCTTGGAAAAATTAAATATTAATTATGAAGCAAAGAAAATAATTGCTAAAACTGCCCAACAATTAATTAATGATAAAGATGTTATTTTTGTCGGCGCGGGGACCACTTGTGAAGAGTTTATCCGCCAAATTACTAAATATGTTAAAATTATTACTAATTCTAAATTTGTTTACGAAGAAGCTCTTAAAAATAAGCAAATCGCCGATGCCGTTTTATTAGGTGGTCGTTTGCGTAAACGATCAGATGCTTTTATTGGTACTTTTACTGAAAAAGCTTTAGAAATTGAAACTTTTTATAAAGCTTTTATTTCGGTAACAAATGTTGATATGGAGGGAAAATTATATAATAATAACGAAACCGAAGCTAGTTTAGAAACAAAAGTATTAGATATGGCTAGTATCTCTTATATTATTTCCGATAGTAGTAAATTTAATTCGATTGGTTTTTTTGATTTTTATCATGCAAAAAACATTGATTATTTTGTTTGTGAAAAACTCCCCGAGATTAATCCGGAATTTAAAAGTAAATTTATTATTTAA
- the rpmB gene encoding 50S ribosomal protein L28, whose amino-acid sequence MSRKCDISGTRSLSGNKRSHAMNASRRKWNVNLQKVRIVVYGELKTLRVSARTLKTLKRKGQISQ is encoded by the coding sequence ATGTCAAGAAAATGTGATATCTCAGGAACAAGATCATTATCAGGGAATAAAAGATCACACGCAATGAATGCTTCTCGTCGTAAATGAAATGTAAACTTACAAAAAGTAAGAATTGTTGTTTATGGAGAATTAAAAACATTACGTGTCTCAGCAAGAACTTTAAAAACATTAAAACGTAAAGGGCAAATTTCACAATAA
- a CDS encoding thiamine diphosphokinase translates to MNDQQVKVLIICSQTNLDLTQYADYYHIGVERGCLALLNHNLTIDLACGDFDSLSPAEYQTVIKNTNKLVKVSAIKNEIDAELAISEALALHPTEIILITQGPRVDMQLASFGFIVQYNVKWLNDDNYCYLLKPHQVNVVTPLPGYRYLSLISLTPAKVNITKMKYNVQDFELTTLSANVISNEFIYDQPGEIEVLSGTVIVIYTK, encoded by the coding sequence ATGAACGACCAGCAAGTTAAAGTTCTAATTATTTGTTCGCAAACTAATCTTGATTTAACCCAATATGCTGATTATTATCATATTGGGGTTGAACGGGGTTGTTTGGCTCTCTTAAATCATAACTTAACAATTGATTTAGCCTGTGGAGATTTTGATTCATTATCCCCTGCAGAATATCAAACAGTTATAAAAAATACTAATAAATTAGTAAAAGTTTCAGCTATTAAGAATGAAATTGATGCTGAATTAGCAATTAGTGAGGCGTTAGCTTTACATCCAACTGAAATTATCTTAATTACCCAGGGGCCCCGGGTTGATATGCAATTAGCATCGTTTGGTTTTATTGTTCAATATAATGTTAAATGGTTAAATGATGATAATTATTGTTATCTATTAAAACCTCATCAAGTAAATGTGGTTACACCCCTACCGGGGTATCGCTACTTATCTCTAATTAGTTTAACTCCCGCGAAAGTAAACATTACCAAAATGAAATATAATGTCCAAGACTTTGAACTAACAACCTTATCCGCAAATGTGATTAGTAATGAATTTATTTATGACCAACCAGGTGAAATTGAGGTGTTATCAGGAACAGTAATTGTTATTTATACTAAATAA
- the rpe gene encoding ribulose-phosphate 3-epimerase codes for MPKEYIIAPSVLSANYLDLKSDLTAIATAGGKWIHFDVMDGDFVPNLTFGPKILSDITSYSDLFIDCHLMVKIKNSSVEEYLLPFIKAKANSITLHYEALTSDQLTKFLSLKNKYPIKLGLAIKPATPTSEILKYLPALDVVLVMTVEPGFGGQSFMADSAYKIKELRDYLDVHHLPTLIEVDGGINEQTAKICKDYGVDVLVAGSYLFGHSDLQERLKGLLK; via the coding sequence ATGCCAAAAGAATATATTATTGCACCAAGTGTTTTGAGTGCTAATTATCTAGATTTAAAAAGTGATTTAACAGCGATTGCCACTGCTGGGGGAAAATGAATCCATTTTGATGTAATGGATGGTGATTTTGTGCCCAATTTAACATTTGGTCCCAAAATCTTAAGTGATATTACTAGTTACAGTGATTTATTTATTGATTGTCATTTAATGGTTAAAATTAAAAATTCATCTGTTGAAGAATATTTATTGCCATTCATAAAAGCAAAAGCTAATTCCATAACATTACATTATGAAGCATTAACTTCTGACCAATTAACCAAATTTTTAAGTTTAAAAAATAAATATCCAATTAAATTGGGATTAGCAATTAAACCAGCTACTCCCACCTCTGAAATTTTAAAATATTTACCTGCTCTTGATGTTGTCTTGGTAATGACTGTTGAACCAGGATTTGGTGGTCAATCATTTATGGCGGATAGTGCTTATAAAATTAAAGAATTGCGAGATTATCTTGACGTTCACCACTTACCAACTTTAATTGAAGTTGACGGAGGAATAAATGAGCAAACCGCAAAAATTTGTAAAGATTATGGGGTTGATGTGCTGGTAGCGGGTAGTTATTTATTTGGTCATTCTGATCTACAAGAAAGATTAAAAGGACTTCTAAAATAA
- the rsgA gene encoding ribosome small subunit-dependent GTPase A has product MQKQGIIVKLISEFCYVKVKNDSVIYECKFKGIFRHQKLVPIVGDKVKIEVQPNQKGIIIEIISRKNELYRPKIANIDQVIIICAIKEPDFNSYLLDKYLALIEYKDLTPIIIFTKKDLVSPADPIYESYLNWYAKLGYQTCFISNKVLDPASWTNFEKLLINKISVFTGQTGSGKSSTLNSLFNEDVIKTQSISKALGRGKHTTTKTELYEVLGGMIADSSGFSSFDIKGFTKKDLSISYQNFAKYSSECKFRGCLHDQEPGCKIKELVKSHHIPKFFYQDYLKILGELERG; this is encoded by the coding sequence ATGCAAAAACAAGGTATTATTGTTAAATTAATTAGTGAATTTTGTTATGTAAAGGTTAAAAATGATAGTGTAATTTATGAGTGTAAATTCAAGGGGATTTTTCGCCACCAAAAGTTAGTCCCAATTGTTGGTGATAAGGTTAAAATTGAAGTCCAACCAAATCAAAAGGGGATTATTATTGAAATTATTTCTCGTAAAAATGAATTATATCGGCCAAAAATTGCCAATATTGACCAGGTAATTATTATTTGTGCAATTAAAGAACCTGATTTTAATTCTTATTTATTAGATAAATATTTAGCCTTAATTGAATATAAGGATTTAACTCCAATTATTATTTTTACAAAAAAAGATTTGGTGTCACCAGCTGATCCCATTTATGAATCTTATCTGAATTGGTATGCCAAATTAGGTTATCAAACTTGTTTTATTAGTAATAAAGTTCTTGACCCAGCCTCATGAACTAATTTTGAAAAGTTACTTATCAATAAAATTTCTGTTTTTACTGGTCAAACCGGAAGTGGTAAATCGTCAACATTAAATAGTTTATTTAATGAGGATGTAATAAAGACCCAATCAATTTCGAAAGCCTTGGGTCGAGGTAAACACACCACTACCAAAACTGAATTATACGAAGTGTTAGGTGGAATGATTGCTGATAGTTCGGGATTTTCTTCTTTTGATATTAAAGGTTTTACCAAAAAAGATTTATCAATTTCATATCAAAACTTTGCTAAGTATAGTAGTGAATGTAAATTTCGAGGTTGTTTACATGACCAAGAACCTGGTTGTAAAATTAAAGAATTAGTTAAAAGCCACCACATTCCAAAGTTTTTTTACCAAGATTATTTAAAAATTTTAGGGGAATTAGAAAGAGGTTAA
- a CDS encoding protein kinase domain-containing protein, which produces MEQITSGTILHNRYEIIGKIADGGMAEVFEAYDNILKRNVAIKIMSVSLSKNKEAVYRFNKEYNSIAQFSHNNVVKVYGTFEVYDRQCIVLELVKGYTLKNRLLTLGPCTLHELIYFFQDINLAIIEAHRNDIIHRDIKPENILISYDGKIKVADFGVAILDNNSEDLENNKIIGTSKYMAPEIVQSKPATKKSDIYALGIMLYELTIGMAPFVGKSPTLVAVKHVKELPLPPRLIDPHLPQSLQNVILKAIAKDPNERYQTVEQFNQDLTAILTPTHQADKPLHFRNVIEIKGKRVKVRDRYLAIPKVLNTNLIITFAIFGLLLLIIGLLLSFLL; this is translated from the coding sequence ATGGAACAAATTACAAGTGGAACAATTTTACATAATCGTTATGAAATTATTGGCAAGATTGCGGATGGGGGAATGGCCGAAGTTTTTGAAGCTTATGATAATATTTTAAAACGCAACGTGGCAATTAAAATAATGTCGGTTAGTTTGTCTAAAAATAAAGAAGCTGTTTACCGCTTTAACAAAGAATATAATTCAATTGCCCAATTTTCACATAATAATGTTGTGAAGGTTTATGGAACATTTGAAGTTTATGATCGCCAGTGTATTGTTTTAGAACTAGTTAAGGGTTACACTTTAAAAAACCGCTTATTAACCTTAGGGCCTTGTACTTTACATGAACTAATTTATTTTTTTCAGGATATCAATTTAGCAATTATTGAAGCCCACCGCAATGATATTATTCATCGTGATATTAAACCAGAAAATATCTTAATTTCTTATGATGGGAAGATTAAAGTTGCTGATTTTGGAGTTGCCATCTTAGACAATAATAGTGAAGATTTAGAAAATAATAAAATTATTGGAACCTCAAAATATATGGCGCCGGAAATTGTTCAGTCCAAACCAGCTACCAAAAAAAGTGATATTTATGCGCTAGGAATTATGCTATATGAACTAACGATTGGAATGGCTCCGTTTGTGGGAAAAAGTCCGACTTTAGTAGCAGTTAAACATGTTAAAGAACTGCCCTTACCACCACGATTAATTGATCCGCATCTGCCCCAAAGCTTACAAAATGTTATTTTAAAAGCAATTGCCAAAGATCCTAATGAACGCTACCAAACAGTTGAGCAGTTTAATCAAGATTTAACAGCGATTCTTACCCCAACCCATCAAGCAGATAAACCATTACATTTTCGGAATGTCATTGAAATTAAAGGAAAGCGGGTTAAAGTTCGCGACCGTTATCTAGCTATTCCAAAAGTTTTAAATACCAATCTAATTATTACTTTTGCGATTTTTGGTTTATTATTACTAATTATTGGGTTATTACTATCATTTCTTTTATAA